A part of Vigna radiata var. radiata cultivar VC1973A chromosome 11, Vradiata_ver6, whole genome shotgun sequence genomic DNA contains:
- the LOC106777835 gene encoding ankyrin repeat-containing protein At2g01680: protein MDSKAMTFITHQAIFNAVRCGDLQGLKEQLKNCKGEGTSEGVISELMTMQNDEGETLLYIAAEIGHREVFSFLLGFCDLEVLKIRANSDMNAFHVAAKRGHLDIVKDILSTWPEVCKICNSSNTSALYLAAVQDHLDVVNAILDVDVSSMMIVRKNGKTALHNAARYGILRIVNALIARDSGIVCIKDKKGQTALHMAVKGQSTLVVEEILQADLTILNERDKKGNTALHMATRKVRSQIVSFLLTYTAIDVNAINNQKETALDLADKLPYGDLALEIKEALTECGAKHARHIGKVNEAMELKRAVSDIKHEVQSQLIQNEKTRRRVSSIAKELKKIHREAVQNTINSVTVVSVLFGSIAFMALFSLPGQYRKKQPEAGEANIAHDVAFSAFCLLNATALFISLAVVVVQITLVAWDTRAQRQVVSVINKLMWAACACTCGAFLAICFVVVGDETWLAISVTLLGAPILLGTLAYLCYFVFRRHFGLRGDSQRLVKRPSGSKSFSWSYSVNISDAEDYDSDHDKIYAL, encoded by the exons ATGGACTCCAAGGCGATGACTTTCATAACCCACCAAGCCATTTTCAACGCTGTTCGATGTGGGGACCTTCAAGGGCTGAAGGAACAGCTGAAGAATTGCAAGGGTGAGGGCACGTCAGAAGGGGTGATTTCGGAGTTGATGACTATGCAGAACGATGAAGGGGAAACTTTGTTGTATATAGCTGCTGAGATTGGTCATCGTGAGGTGTTCAGCTTCTTGCTTGGTTTCTGTGACTTGGAGGTGCTGAAGATCAGGGCCAACTCTGACATGAACGCCTTTCACGTCGCTGCCAAACGTGGCCATCTGG ATATTGTAAAGGACATTTTGAGTACCTGGCCTGAGGTTTGTAAGATATGCAACTCCTCTAACACTAGTGCCCTATATTTGGCTGCTGTTCAAGATCATTTGGATGTAGTGAATGCAATATTGGATGTTGATGTGAGTTCAATGATGATAGTAAGGAAAAATGGCAAAACTGCACTACATAATGCTGCTAGGTATGGCATCCTTCGCATTGTAAACGCACTGATTGCCCGTGATTCTGGAATAGTCTGCATCAAAGATAAAAAGGGTCAAACTGCACTGCATATGGCTGTGAAAGGACAAAGTACTTTAGTGGTGGAAGAGATATTACAAGCAGACCTTACGATATTAAATGAACGAGATAAGAAGGGAAACACTGCTCTTCACATGGCTACCAGGAAAGTGCGTTCACAG ATTGTGAGCTTTTTGTTAACCTACACAGCTATAGATGTCAATGCCATCAATAATCAGAAGGAAACAGCCTTGGATTTGGCAGATAAACTGCCATATGGAGATTTAGCTTTGGAAATCAAGGAGGCCCTTACAGAATGTGGTGCCAAGCATGCCAGGCATATTGGGAAAGTGAATGAAGCCATGGAACTAAAAAGAGCTGTGAGTGATATCAAACATGAGGTGCAATCACAGCTTATACAGAATGAAAAGACTCGAAGACGAGTTTCTAGTATTGCCAAGGAATTGAAGAAAATCCATAGAGAAGCAGTTCAGAACACCATCAATTCTGTCACAGTAGTATCTGTTCTCTTTGGCTCAATAGCATTCATGGCCTTATTCAGCTTACCCGGTCAATACCGAAAGAAGCAACCGGAGGCAGGAGAGGCAAACATAGCCCATGATGTTGCCTTCAGTGCTTTCTGCCTATTGAATGCAACAGCTCTTTTCATTtctcttgctgttgttgttgttcaaATCACTTTGGTGGCTTGGGATACAAGGGCTCAAAGGCAGGTTGTGTCAGTGATTAATAAGCTAATGTGGGCTGCATGTGCTTGCACTTGTGGGGCATTTCTTGCTATATGCTTTGTGGTGGTTGGAGATGAAACATGGCTGGCTATAAGTGTCACCCTTTTAGGAGCACCAATTCTACTTGGCACTCTGGCATACTTGTGCTACTTTGTTTTTAGGCGACATTTTGGACTCCGTGGTGATTCTCAGAGACTAGTCAAGAGACCAAGTGG
- the LOC106777407 gene encoding probable calcium-binding protein CML25, producing MVVNIEKETVATPLCFPIITFTEIPLCTRRSSFSDFLRRLFPPRVQQKKNIMGLRSLFGKKKKLPKTTLSKSSSSSSKSSLSMSMLSSPPPQPPSSLSLLQNHSRAPLTEELEYVFRKFDANGDGRISSSELGSMMKCLGQHATEEEVFRMIQDVDCDGDGHINLQEFIELNTKGVDSDEVLENLKEAFSIFDIDGNGSITAEELHMVMASLGDECSIDECRRMIAGVDGDGNGMINFEEFKIMMTGTT from the coding sequence ATGGTTgttaatatagaaaaagaaacagtAGCCACTCCTCTTTGCTTTCCAATAATAACATTCACAGAAATTCCTCTCTGCACAAGAAGGAGTTCTTTCTCTGATTTTCTTCGACGTTTGTTTCCACCACGcgtccaacaaaaaaaaaacatcatggGCCTCAGATCTCTCTTCGGCAAGAAGAAAAAACTGCCCAAGACAACCTTGTCAAAGTCGTCATCGTCATCGTCCAAATCATCGTTATCCATGTCAATGCTTTCATCGCCACCACCGCAACCACCGTCATCATTGTCACTGCTGCAAAATCATTCACGTGCCCCCCTCACGGAGGAGTTGGAATATGTCTTCAGAAAGTTCGATGCAAACGGCGACGGGAGAATCTCGTCGTCGGAACTGGGGTCCATGATGAAGTGCCTCGGCCAACATGCCACCGAAGAGGAGGTTTTCAGAATGATCCAAGACGTTGATTGCGACGGCGATGGGCACATCAATTTGCAGGAGTTCATCGAGTTAAACACCAAGGGTGTGGACTCCGACGAGGTCCTTGAGAATCTCAAAGAAGCTTTCTCCATTTTCGACATCGACGGCAACGGCTCCATCACCGCGGAGGAGCTGCACATGGTCATGGCGAGCCTCGGCGACGAGTGCTCCATCGACGAGTGCCGCAGAATGATCGCCGGCGTCGACGGTGACGGCAACGGCATGATAAATTTCGAAGAGTTTAAGATCATGATGACAGGGACCACATAA